A genomic segment from Necator americanus strain Aroian chromosome III, whole genome shotgun sequence encodes:
- a CDS encoding hypothetical protein (NECATOR_CHRIII.G9401.T1): MVVEGLINEHGVRLDRYLPDRMAPLKLCYILLGMLFLAISPIFGETAEDCLDSCSVLKSGICPDSNYETCPELVVECFARCYKLKKEECFDECSRKPWYWRPICSLGCVWD, translated from the exons ATGGTCGTCGAGGGTCTGATAAATGAACACGGTGTGAGATTGGATAG aTACCTGCCTGACCGCATGGCTCCACTAAAGCTTTGTTATATTCTTTTGGGGATGCTATTTCTTGCGATTTCCCCGATTTTCGGAGAAACTGCTGAAGAT TGCCTCGACTCATGCTCAGTGCTGAAAAGTGGAATTTGCCCGGATTCGAACTACGAAACTTGTCCGGAACTGGTGGTGGAGTGTTTCGCGCGTTGCTacaagttgaaaaaagaagag tgCTTTGACGAATGCTCCAGAAAGCCGTGGTATTGGCGACCAATATGTTCTCTTGGATGCGTATGGGATTGA
- a CDS encoding hypothetical protein (NECATOR_CHRIII.G9402.T1) encodes MIYERKTKSVQSFIWIFNSFHFVHFKEKNLLRIFRICRVDSDERNIIRRHRLPCYSNFDQMIRRDHRGKENSTTIPA; translated from the exons ATGATATATGAGAG GAAAACCAAATCCGTTCAATCATTCATATGGATTTTTAATTCCTTCCATTTTGTAcacttcaaggaaaaaaatcttctaaga ATTTTCCGGATTTGTAGAGTTGATTCCGATGAGAGGAACATTATTCGTCGTCACCGTCTACCTTGCTATTCGAATTTCGATCAAATGATTCGAAGAGATCATCGAGGAAAGGAAAACTCGACTACG aTACCTGCCTGA
- a CDS encoding hypothetical protein (NECATOR_CHRIII.G9401.T2), producing MLFLAISPIFGETAEDCLDSCSVLKSGICPDSNYETCPELVVECFARCYKLKKEECFDECSRKPWYWRPICSLGCVWD from the exons ATGCTATTTCTTGCGATTTCCCCGATTTTCGGAGAAACTGCTGAAGAT TGCCTCGACTCATGCTCAGTGCTGAAAAGTGGAATTTGCCCGGATTCGAACTACGAAACTTGTCCGGAACTGGTGGTGGAGTGTTTCGCGCGTTGCTacaagttgaaaaaagaagag tgCTTTGACGAATGCTCCAGAAAGCCGTGGTATTGGCGACCAATATGTTCTCTTGGATGCGTATGGGATTGA
- a CDS encoding hypothetical protein (NECATOR_CHRIII.G9403.T2), with product MSKLELNFVKMYTYGGGVAQVNNFVWTSITNTPQQTSCLEYLLILRKLIFPKMLLLRTFLIVVMLLVVLPTATAVRHSCMDQCYRSSWYGLHSCILRCIFEDVVHPVHTTKSSLNVIDMSALKLCVLLGTLSLVVSLSSRETSESCYRSCTEMGSRVCLKTRCPEKVYQCFTRCYKLETEECFIKCKRRVWYRSEYLCKIQCQSRM from the exons ATGTCAAAATTGGAAttgaattttgtaaaaatgtaTACATACGGAGGTGGTGTGGCGCAAGTAAATAATTTTGTCTGGACTTCTATTACTAACACACCACAACAAACATCCTGTCTGGAGT ATCTCCTGATCCTACGGAAACTT ATCTTCCCTAAAATGCTGCTTCTACGAACTTTTCTGATAGTGGTTATGTTGCTCGTCGTTCTTCCTACGGCTACTGCAGTAAGGCACTCG TGCATGGATCAGTGTTACCGCTCTTCATGGTACGGTCTGCACTCGTGCATTCTCCGCTGTATATTCGAGG ATGTTGTTCACCCCGTTCACACAACTAAATCATCCTT aaacgTCATTGACATGTCTGCGCTAAAATTATGCGTCTTGTTGGGCACATTGTCCCTCGTAGTCTCATTGAGTTCCAGAGAAACATCTGAAAGT TGTTATCGATCGTGCACAGAAATGGGGAGCAGAGTTTGCCTCAAGACACGCTGTCCTGAAAAAGTGTATCAGTGCTTCACGCGTTGCTACAAGCTTGAAACCGAAGAG TGCTTCATCAAGTGCAAACGAAGAGTGTGGTATCGTTCAGAGTATTTATGTAAGATTCAATGCCAATCGAGGATGTGA
- a CDS encoding hypothetical protein (NECATOR_CHRIII.G9403.T1), whose protein sequence is MSALKLCVLLGTLSLVVSLSSRETSESCYRSCTEMGSRVCLKTRCPEKVYQCFTRCYKLETEECFIKCKRRVWYRSEYLCKIQCQSRM, encoded by the exons ATGTCTGCGCTAAAATTATGCGTCTTGTTGGGCACATTGTCCCTCGTAGTCTCATTGAGTTCCAGAGAAACATCTGAAAGT TGTTATCGATCGTGCACAGAAATGGGGAGCAGAGTTTGCCTCAAGACACGCTGTCCTGAAAAAGTGTATCAGTGCTTCACGCGTTGCTACAAGCTTGAAACCGAAGAG TGCTTCATCAAGTGCAAACGAAGAGTGTGGTATCGTTCAGAGTATTTATGTAAGATTCAATGCCAATCGAGGATGTGA
- a CDS encoding hypothetical protein (NECATOR_CHRIII.G9404.T1), translating to MLRRKDSRNYKMLHFLRTLYFIMLLCTITLAADHREESLGTNESEMLQCLRECKGFILLLKLDCLFACAIKDYLITRS from the exons ATGCTTCGTAGAAAGGATTCCAGGAACTATAAAATGTTACATTTCCTGAGAACACTATACTTTATCATGCTACTCTGTACGATAACGTTAGCAGCAGACCACCGAGAG GAATCATTGGGAACAAATGAATCCGAAATGTTACAATGTCTAAGAGAATGCAAAGGATTCATACTTTTGCTGAAGCTGGACTGTTTGTTCGCGTGTGCCATTAAGGATTATCTGATAACTAGAAGTTGA
- a CDS encoding hypothetical protein (NECATOR_CHRIII.G9405.T1), which translates to MPSKLYGLKFFILLFIVVDASHIVQTTNVNGEQLNIIVWICPDLDLYEIVEYAIQHYSSVDDITNAIQQLIGGYRDLLWTVNALVYTRTTADLMPTKRTTSKNLCFVSVTQENIIVYVAAMVADL; encoded by the exons ATGCCATCTAAACTTTATggcttaaaattttttatattactgTTTATTGTTGTCGATGCTTCGCATATTGTTCAAACCACTAACGTGAATGGGGAGCAGCTAAATATTATTG TATGGATCTGCCCTGATCTGGATCTTTACGAAATTGTTGAGTATGCCATTCAACACTATAGCAGTGTGGACGATATTACCAACGCAATACAACAACTTATAGGAGG CTACCGTGATCTTTTATGGACCGTGAACGCGTTGGTTTATACTCGTACGACGGCGGATTTAATGCCAACAAAGCGGACAACCAGCAAAAATCTTTGTTTTGTCTCTGTTACACAAGAAAATATTATCGTTTACGTTGCTGCTATGGTTGCTGATCTTTGA